Proteins from a single region of Hypomesus transpacificus isolate Combined female chromosome 9, fHypTra1, whole genome shotgun sequence:
- the si:ch211-153b23.3 gene encoding uncharacterized protein si:ch211-153b23.3 → MSSSEFPASFYGEPGVLGMLANGISAFIVLLQNFQTEHTGIPPKGVENILAGVHLILIGGICQLVAGFLSFRKYDHLSGTAFIGYASLWGSYGATRIFLGARDQLSNTTLLPVNITLNVSMTTALLNSTLASPVWLSSLPIKETAISGLVPYILLSFLLSFCSATVNYIMPFIFGAITATLIFEAVGFVAGWALVVSGFFELLILLFAMYGSAALLVKGLGQRLILKGFGTPLFNVLLLGTSNAGSVQSLGQEKKKNTKYAEPMALGFFCDTVSSFILAFYSFGYVSSFALGAVWISIVSTAQLLSSYYAHLRLDGYHTTKFGLHASYWLIKSWEEFVASTLIVHDVAKESGRSPMVGDWFFVASALVLILVSLNTDTLELTHNLLFLLLCISTIPQIPLQGYYIFFGVACSIFTAGSLYGTFCRLINTIAEKTLIPVGPQPVPSERLRAALGGKTQTHSIPNQIPDALFYLTNGVAALSALHTSFSSQNNSFLHLTIPWVLISGAIIQLYISRLQVRGGLRFGSVIPSFYVAVWATWTWFRFAGHLLRLSEDAVHGFTVGAIALLIVNAFLMLIAAYRNVVLLLLTTIMEVILVCFLLSTLKKLPYQLEIAMLAVFSMICLYGGLACLVNNIFAQRLLPMGPPLLKFEKKENAPVLPCEVADSRLTSSLLKIAKVLDEGGVCGIPTDTVYALAVSCKNPQAIEKIYSIKERPAEKPICICISSIEQLMASKPPFSPLLWEFMRNVYPGGISCIVSKGDWLSKLGVGAAYDRVGTRDSIMIRVPDHTVNRHLCDITGPLAITSANPSGEVDSTHHDMVISRLGHKIQGVLCDGESNEVVASTVVNCLKIDEGTITILREGCVPAAKVHQIFERVKSRML, encoded by the exons GTGTGCACCTCATCCTGATTGGTGGCATATGCCAGTTGGTGGctggttttctctctttccGCAAGTATGATCACCTGAGTGGGACAGCCTTCATTGGCTACGCCAGCCTGTGGGGCAGCTACGGTGCCACACGCATATTCCTTGGAGCCAGGGACCAACTAAGCAACACAACCCTGTTACCTGTCAACATAACTCTCAATGTGTCCATGACCACTGCCCTTCTGAACTCCACCTTAGCTTCTCCAGTCTGGCTGTCCTCTCTGCCAATCAAAGAGACTGCTATATCAGGCCTGGTCCCTtacatcctcctctccttcctactCTCCTTCTGTTCTGCTACCGTCAACTACATCATGCCCTTTATATTTGGGGCCATCACAGCTACTTTAATCTTTGAAGCAGTCGGGTTTGTAGCCGGCTGGGCCCTTGTGGTCTCTGGTTTCTTTGAGCTTCTGATCCTCCTTTTTGCCATGTATGGCTCTGCAGCGCTGCTTGTCAAAGGTCTGGGCCAACGATTGATCCTTAAGGGCTTTGGCACACCTCTCTTCAATGTGCTCCTCCTAGGAACATCCAATGCTGGCAGCGTCCAAAGTTTGGGacaggagaaaaagaagaatacaaagtATGCCGAGCCAATGGCACTAGGGTTCTTCTGTGATACTGTATCATCCTTCATTCTGGCCTTCTATAGCTTTGGGTATGTGTCATCCTTTGCTCTCGGGGCCGTCTGGATCTCCATTGTCTCCACTGCCCAGCTTTTGTCTTCCTACTATGCTCACCTGCGCCTCGACGGGTATCACACCACCAAATTTGGCCTCCATGCCTCGTACTGGCTGATCAAGTCGTGGGAAGAGTTTGTGGCATCAACTCTGATTGTGCATGACGTCGCAAAAGAGTCTGGTCGGTCACCGATGGTGGGTGACTGGTTCTTTGTAGCATCAGCCCTGGTTTTGATCTTGGTGAGCCTGAACACTGACACCCTGGAGTTGACCCACAATCTTCTATTCCTCCTTCTCTGTATCTCCACCATCCCCCAGATACCCCTTCAGGGGTACTACATCTTCTTCGGGGTTGCCTGCTCTATCTTTACCGCAGGCTCTCTCTATGGAACCTTCTGTCGTCTCATCAACACTATTGCAGAGAAGACCCTGATTCCTGTTGGGCCACAGCCCGTGCCCAGTGAGCGACTgagggcagctctgggtggTAAAACCCAGACCCACTCCATCCCTAACCAGATCCCAGATGCTCTATTTTACTTGACCAATGGGGTGGCAGCACTGTCAGCCCTCCACACCAGCTTCTCTAGTCAGAACAACTCGTTCCTCCATCTTACCATCCCCTGGGTGTTGATCTCTGGAGCCATCATCCAGCTCTACATTAGCAGGCTTCAGGTCAGGGGTGGCCTGAGATTTGGGTCAGTCATTCCATCCTTCTATGTAGCTGTATGGGCCACCTGGACATGGTTCAGGTTTGCAG GCCACCTGCTCAGGCTATCTGAAGACGCAGTACATGGCTTTACAGTTGGAGCCATTGCCCTCCTGATAGTCAATGCTTTCCTCATGCTGATTG CTGCTTACAGGAATGTGGTATTGCTGCTCCTGACCACCATCATGGAAGTGATCCTGGTCTGCttccttctctccaccctcaAAAAGCTGCCTTACCAACTGGAGA TTGCTATGCTGGCAGTGTTCTCAATGATATGTCTGTATGGAGGGCTGGCATGCCTGGTTAACAACATATTTGCCCAGAGACTGCTCCCTATGGGCCCTCCACTTCTCAAG TTTGAAAAGAAGGAGAATGCTCCAGTGCTGCCATGTGAGGTGGCTGACTCTCGTCTGACTAGCAGTCTCCTAAAGATTGCCAAGGTATTGGATGAGGGTGGAGTCTGTGGCATCCCCACGGACACGGTCTATGCTCTGGCTGTATCCTGTAAAAACCCACAGGCCATTGAGAAAATCTACTCCATTAAG GAACGTCCAGCAGAGAAGCCGATCTGTATTTGCATCTCCAGTATAGAGCAGCTGATGGCTAGCAAGCCTCCCTTCAGCCCTCTGCTCTGGGAGTTCATGAGAAATGTCTACCCTGGGGGAATAAGCTGTATAGTCAGCAAGGGAGACTGGCTCTCAAAATTGG gTGTGGGCGCAGCCTACGATCGTGTGGGTACCAGGGACAGCATCATGATTAGAGTCCCAGACCATACTGTGAACCGACATCTATGTGACATCACCGGTCCTCTTGCTATAACCTCAGCCAATCCTAGTGGAGAAGTGGACAGTACACATCATGATATGGTCATTAG CCGACTAGGACATAAGATCCAGGGTGTTCTGTGTGATGGGGAGTCCAATGAGGTGGTAGCCTCCACTGTAGTCAACTGCTTGAAGATTGATGAAG GTACTATCACCATTCTGAGAGAAGGCTGTGTTCCTGCTGCCAAGGTTCACCAGATCTTTGAAAGGGTAAAGAGCAGGATGCTGTGA